The DNA sequence TACCAAAGGGCATTTGTGCAATACCAGTATGGGTATGGAGCTGCCATCGCCTTTTGTTTGTTTATTTTTATCATCCTCTTGTCTGTCCTGTCCTTTTGGATATCCACTCGATCGAACAGAGAAAGGAAGGTGAAATAAACAATGGCCCAACAGGTTGCTGTTGAAAAACAACAAAAAACACTTCGCCATCGAAAGCCGATATTGCCAAGACTCTTCATCTATATTTCCTTATCACTGCTGGCGATTGTCTGTATTGTTCCTTTCTATATCATGATTATCTATGCGACACATAGCAATGCCGATATAGCGTCGAAATTTATCATCCTCCCGGGGCAAGAGCTCATCACCAACTTTCAACGGATGAGCGCTTCTGTAAACATCGGGCGTGGTTTTATGAATAGCCTAATCATCGCCGGGTCGACAACCATAATTACGCTTTATTGCGCTGCATTAAATGGCTACGGGTTTGCGAAATTTCACTTTAAGGGTCGAAATGTCCTGTTCGTGTTCGTGCTGGCAACGATGATGGTCCCTATGCAGCTAGGGCTTATCGGGAACTTTAAGCTCATGGCTACGCTAAAGCTTCTCGACACGCATGCAGCAATCATTTTGCCTTCAGCCGCCAACGCCTTTGCGGTGTTTTTCTTAAAGCAATTTATTGAGAGCAGTATTCCTGATTCCGTCATTGAGTCAGGGCGAATAGATGGAGCAGGGGAATTAAAAATTTTTAACCGGATTATTCTACCGATGTTGTTGCCTCCGTTGTCTGCCCTTGGCATTTTTAGCTTTATTGGGGCATGGAACAACTTTATTACCCCGCTTGTGCTCTTGTTTTCTCAGGATAAATACCCGTTGCCTGTGCTTGTAGCGATGATGCAGGATGTCTACAGCACGGATTATGGCTTGCAATACCTAGGCGTTGCGCTATCCGTCATCCCGATCATTATTGTATTTTCGATATTCTCCCGCCAAATTATGGGAGGCGTAGCCATCGGTTCGGTGAAGGGATAGAGTAAGAACATAAAAACATCAACCGAAGAGAGGTCTGCAAAACGCATACAGTTTATATGAAAAGACTAGGGCAAAACAAAACTCCCAACAATTCAATTGAATCTGTTGGGAGTTTTGTTTTGCTAGTAAGGCATTAACCGCTACCTTATGTCCGTAGCTGCATCAATACTGCATTAAGTGATATCACTTTGCATGAAACGATTCACTTACTTGTCTTGTTTGGTAAGCAATAACGCCTGAACACGTTTTCTTACTCGTTACACGAGACCGGGACAAAAGAAAAACAATTTCCACAGAATAAACAGCAGCGTAGTCAAAATACGCAGACTCCTGCGGGAACAGCACGAGCTGAAGATCCCGGAGGAAAGCCGCTTTTGCTTTCCGAGGAAGCTGAAGTCGTGCCCGCGGAAAGCGAAGTGTTTTGACGAAGCGGCCTAGATTTCTTAGTACCTTAAAGGGCATAAGGGCAACATCGACTCGAAAGGACCTCGTCGTGTTTTCTTAGCCGCAGAAGTCTCGCTAGTGACAGTTTTTATGATGAACTTATTTTTATGATATGAACACAATTAAAGAGAGGCTCATTTAGTGATATAGAGCGTAGAAGTCAGCTTTATTACTGAAAGACGACCTTTTAGAAAGTAAAGGATTGTGACCATTGGTACCGTGCTACTTACTGGAGATAGCAAGTGTTGTTCCGCAAAGGTCAATTGATCTTGCATCTACTAGAACACATCCAGCGTTGAAGTTGATTTTGCACTGCACAAGTTTTCTAAACATAAGTCCACCGCTGCATCAATACTGCACTAGGTGATCTAACTTTGCGTGACGATGCACTTACTTGCCTAATTTGATTGTAACACGCTTTTTACTCGCTATGCGAAACTGTGACAAAGACAATAAAACAATTTACGCAGAAGCAAACCCCAGCGTAGTCAACAGACGTAGACTCTAGTGGGATCAGCGCGAGCTGAAGATCCCCTCGGAAAGCCTGCTTTCCGAGGAAGCTGAAGCCGTGCCCCACAGAAAGCGAAGTATTTTGACGAAGCGTTCGTGATTTCTTTTCACCCTAAAGGCATAAGGCAACACCGATTCGAATTATTAATGGTTGAGGTGTGAGCTTTCTAATAGCAGACTTTGTTTTTTTGAGATGTAGTTAGTGATTATTGCTATCTTCACCTTACTAATTGAACTAAATGTTGCTAGACACAGTCAGTGTAGAAGGTAATTAGTTTCCTTGCAAAAGTTAAAACATCCACTCCAGGGGGCTGTCCCGTGGTGCGGATGTTTTCTTCAGCTTTGTAAGGCTTTCTTTATGTCGTCTTCCATTTTTGCTGGGGAGGTCTGTGGCGCATAGCGATCAATCACTTCTCCTTGACGATCAACGAGAAATTTCGTGAAATTCCACTTAATCTTTTTGGAGAGCATGCCAGACTTTTGGGAGGCTAGATAGGCGTATAACGGATGTGCGTCTTTTCCATTCACATCAATTTTGCTGAACATTTGAAAGCTGACACCAAAGTTCAACTGGCAAAATTCCTGAATGTCTTCATCCGTTCCGGGGTCCTGGTTCATAAACTGATTGCAAGGGAAGCCAAGAATCTCCAGCCCCTCATCCTTGTATTTGTCATATAGCTCCTGCAATTCTTTAAACTGCGGGGTAAAGCCACATTTGCTCGCAGTATTCACAATGATGAGGACGTTTCCTTTATAGTCGGCAAGCGCTTTTTCTTCCCCCATCAAGGTTTTCGCGCTGAATTCATAGACGCTCATTGTATGCCTCCATTCAATTAAGTTCGTACTTACTTGACTATACCCGAATTCACTAACTGAATCACGTCTCACCGCCTGATCATTTGTCAGAAAAGAAGGGATTATTCAATAAATGATGAATACAGAAGGTGTATAAGGTGAACACATCAACAAAGGAGCGGACAAGATGACGAATCAATTGAAAGCAAATTGGCCACA is a window from the Aureibacillus halotolerans genome containing:
- a CDS encoding carbohydrate ABC transporter permease, coding for MAQQVAVEKQQKTLRHRKPILPRLFIYISLSLLAIVCIVPFYIMIIYATHSNADIASKFIILPGQELITNFQRMSASVNIGRGFMNSLIIAGSTTIITLYCAALNGYGFAKFHFKGRNVLFVFVLATMMVPMQLGLIGNFKLMATLKLLDTHAAIILPSAANAFAVFFLKQFIESSIPDSVIESGRIDGAGELKIFNRIILPMLLPPLSALGIFSFIGAWNNFITPLVLLFSQDKYPLPVLVAMMQDVYSTDYGLQYLGVALSVIPIIIVFSIFSRQIMGGVAIGSVKG
- a CDS encoding glutathione peroxidase — protein: MSVYEFSAKTLMGEEKALADYKGNVLIIVNTASKCGFTPQFKELQELYDKYKDEGLEILGFPCNQFMNQDPGTDEDIQEFCQLNFGVSFQMFSKIDVNGKDAHPLYAYLASQKSGMLSKKIKWNFTKFLVDRQGEVIDRYAPQTSPAKMEDDIKKALQS